The Calliphora vicina chromosome 3, idCalVici1.1, whole genome shotgun sequence genome contains a region encoding:
- the laza gene encoding putative phosphatidate phosphatase produces the protein MSSYQRGFFCADLSIRYPYHECTITVSMLLFCMLLLPMLFLSVVEIIRLCNNFRLRQYLRNATFSLGCFSFGFIATYLSTELAKNVVRRLRPHFYTACRPQLNDGTTCEDAKNRNIFVEHYYCSNRNLSAMQLRELYVSFPSAHSSLSFYAMLFLAFYLHAIWRGGRGIQRVLRHLLQFLFLSMAWFISLSRVADYWHHWSDVLAGAVMGVIYATLTVLYVGRFLQLNSHTNKIASSLPHGNCNFNLQHCTAAGGGATVVVSNKLKSNLKKSTLQHVPSSVSFSQTLQQLQLQHEDQTSASTTALSSSSLQASLAAAKEHLISSNECVWKSGT, from the coding sequence ATGAGTTCATATCAGCGCGGTTTCTTTTGTGCCGACCTCAGCATACGCTATCCATATCACGAATGCACAATAACCGTGTCCATGCTGTTGTTCTGCATGCTGCTGCTGCCCATGCTATTCCTGAGTGTGGTGGAGATAATACGCCTGTGCAACAATTTCCGCTTGAGGCAGTATCTACGCAATGCCACCTTTAGCTTGGGCTGCTTTAGTTTTGGTTTTATAGCCACCTATCTGTCCACCGAGCTGGCGAAAAATGTAGTCCGACGCTTGAGGCCTCACTTTTATACGGCCTGTAGGCCCCAGCTTAATGACGGCACCACCTGTGAAGATGCCAAAAATCGTAATATTTTTGTGGAGCACTACTACTGTTCGAATCGTAATCTGTCGGCGATGCAGTTGAGGGAATTGTATGTGTCATTTCCCAGTGCCCATTCGTCGCTGTCGTTTTATGCCATGTTATTTTTGGCCTTTTATTTGCATGCCATATGGCGCGGTGGACGCGGCATACAGCGTGTCTTACGTCATTTGTTGCAGTTTCTGTTTCTCTCGATGGCCTGGTTTATTTCGCTCAGTCGTGTGGCCGACTATTGGCATCACTGGTCGGACGTGTTGGCCGGTGCGGTGATGGGTGTCATTTATGCCACACTAACCGTCTTGTATGTGGGTAGATTTTTGCAACTAAATTCTCACACAAATAAAATCGCCAGCTCTCTGCCGCATGGCAACTGCAACTTTAACTTGCAACATTGTACGGCTGCAGGCGGTGGCGCAACGGTGGTTGTGTCCAACAAGTTGAAATCGAATTTGAAAAAGTCAACATTACAACATGTACCCTCGAGCGTTAGTTTCAGCCAAACTCTGCAACAATTGCAGTTGCAGCACGAAGATCAAACCTCCGCCTCGACTACAGcgttatcatcatcatcattacagGCATCGCTGGCAGCCGCCAAAGAGCATCTTATATCATCTAATGAATGTGTATGGAAATCGGGAACATAG